A region of the Lepidochelys kempii isolate rLepKem1 chromosome 24, rLepKem1.hap2, whole genome shotgun sequence genome:
CCATTTTGCCCAGAGGCACCTCCAAGCCCCACAGCAGCTTCTGCTGTCAGGCTGGACAGACGCATGGCGCATTGGGGGGCAGCACTCAGCAAGgacacgtggtggggggaggggggcgggaggggaatgCACCAACACTCACCCAGGACTATGGGGGGGTGGCGTCACACCGGCACTCACCCAGGGCGTAGGGATACATGGAGAATGGGCAGCACCGAGTGGCACTCACCCATGGTGGAGGGATAAACCGGGGGATGGGGGAGATGCGGCGCACACAGCACTCACCCCGGGCGTAGGGATACACGGGGAATGGGCAACGCCAAGCGGCACTTGTCCATGGCATAGGGATAAATGTAGGGGGGTGCACGCAGAACTCACCCCGGGCGTAGGGATACACGGCGACGGAGTTGGACTTCACAGCCCCGGCATTGTACCAGCTGCGGTCAGGGTAGCGCACCCAGGAGGTGACGGCGCAGTGGTACCTCCCCTCGTCGGACGGCTGCACCCCGTGGAGCCGCAGCCGGTGGCACTGCGGCCCCACCTTGTCCAGACTCATGTCCCCGCCGGACGCCCGCCTGCCCAGCTCGGCCACGCCCTCGCGGCTCACAGACGCCACCATCCGGCCCTggggctcctcctcccccaccgtCACCTCCACCCACCAGCTGACGGCCACGTGGACGGCCTGGGTCGACTCCACTGAGATGTTGCACAGCAGCTCGGCCGTGTCCCCGCGGTAGGTGGCGGGGACGGGCAGCCACGCGTAGACCTCCAGCACcacagctgcaggggagagacaaGGGCAGCAGGAGTTAGTGCACCGGAGCTATGGCCCGGGGCCCAGATGCTgagcccccaggcccagcagggtCTGAACATCCCCCACCGGCTGAAGCCTGATGCCAGCAGAGGCAGAGGGTCTGGGGCCACACATGGAAATGCAGAGAGGAGGGAACATCTAAAAAACATCACAAAGTTGCCCTTAaggcatcccccagcagagggcGCTGTAGGGAACAGGGCAGGAGAActagctgtggggggagctcctaAATACTCCAGCCCCGGCCTCCCccagcagggagcggggcaggagcgctggctATGGGGTGCTCACACCCAGGCCAATCACACCCTGTCGGAGCAATAGGAATCAGCATGGCCAGGGGCACAGGGCAGACAGCAGGAGTAGGGGTGCAAAGGGGCCCCCCCCCAAATGCatgccagccccccacccagtcCAAGCTTTGTACCTTCTGATTTCATGTGCACCTTCAGCCCCTGcgagctgctgctggccacctccCGCAACTGGGCATTAGGGGAGCGAATGTAGGCCCGGGCCACGCAGCAGTAGGTGCCCGCGTCCCTTGGCTGGGCTGACTCGATCCGCAGCCGGTAGGAGCCGGGGTCAGGTGTCAGCTTCTGCAGCGAGACTTGGCGCCAGCCCACTTGGCTGTTGGCATAGCTCTCCCCAAGGACGGCCACCCCGTCCGTGTCCAGCTGCGCCACCAGCAGCCTGTCCCCCTCGCCCACCTCCCAGCTCACGGCGTATGCCACGTGGGGCGCAGGCGGCACGGGGCCTGATAGGTTGCAAAGAAGCTCCAGGGCATCTCCAGCGCTGAGCCGGACCCTGGGCGGGCTGGCCGACACTGCCAGCTGGCTCGCTGAAAAGGAACCaaagagagagctgggggagtgaGAGCATCCACACAGCCCCATCGGCCCCGCCCCAAACGACCCCGTGCTCAGAGATCATTCCACCTAGCACTGAcatgtagccacctctggggtggagcatggctgctgtttaacagccacacagcagtgctgcacagcagctgagggcagggggtgAAGGAGAATTCTGCATTCACTTTGAAGCTgcctggggggacgggggggcgcGAATATTTCCCTGCCAAGCTGCTGAGCCCTTCACACAAACCTCAACCTGTGAAGCCAGCCAGGGGAACCACAGAATCCAGCTCCCGCGAGGCCCAAGAGTCTGATTCCCTGCCACCTTGCCCCACTTGGTCACTTGCACGGCAATCGTGCAAACACGAGTGCTCTGATTTGTGCCCACTTTGCACCGGAGCTGCACTTTGCACAATCTCGGGGGACAACAGGCCATGCGGTCCCTGCTGGTGGGGACAGACCAAGAGGCAGGATCCCGACAGGCGCAGGGCTAGCAGCTCACGCAGGGCCGGTGCCCGATCCCCCCCGTGCCTGACAGGCAGCATCAGCAAATGCCCTGCTGCCCCATACTGCCCTCCTCATGGGAGCCCAGCCCAGCAAGCACCAACACAGGACGTGGCTTGGGGGTGGAGCCAGCCAGGACTCACCGATGGACTGGACAGTCACCTGGGCCAGCGCTGCCCGCTTCTCAGCAATCAGCTGCCAGCTGCTGTCGGGGTCCTGGATCCATTCACCTACTGTGCAGTGGTAGGTGCCCGCGTCCCCCGGGCGCACCTGCCCGATCGCCAGCTTGTACTGCTCACTGCCTGCCTTGGCCACAGAGAGCTCCCCAGCCCGGTACCGCTCAGCAAAACTCCCGCCAGCTTCCACGGCAAAGTCGCGGCGCACCCCGACCACCTCCTGCAGCGTCTGGTGCCCCACGGGGGCATCTGGGGCCGACACCCCGAAGGAGACGGAGAGATGGGTGTGCTGCTGCGTCTGGCTCTGGGCCGTGCAGCtcagctgcagctcctggccctCCGACAAGCTGAGCTGCAGTGGGGAGGTGCCAGCCATGCGGCTTCGGAGATGGGGCCTGGGTGTGGGGGCCAAGACCCAGAGCATGTCAGGGATCACTGCAGGGGTgcggagagagagagtgagacatAGATGTGAGCACGGTCAGGCCTGGCTTTGTCTTGCTGGTCACTGAAGTTAGGGAATCAAAATGCCCAGGGATGACCCCTCAGCTCCACCACTCAGGGAAAGcgtgtggggaaggagagagctggggggtgCCAAGTCAGAGCCAGATTAGTCCATGGTTCCAGAATGAGTTTGGGGCAGAACCAGGAGTCAGGCTCCCATCAACCCTCTCCTGCTCTAACGGCTCTTTCCCTTTGATGTCCGatatcttccccccaccccgaccccccaTAGCTTTAATCCCCTTGGACGCTGCCCCATGGCCATAAATGCCTGTAGGCCACAGGCTGATGGGAGAGAAAACCCCGCAGCCCTAAGGACACCCCAAAGCCACAGCTCGCCCTTTGGTTcctcagcaccccctgctggctgaAACGGGGGGGTGGAGCTATCCCAACACCAGGCAGAGAGTCCCAGAGCGGCTCAGTCACTAGCCCCTGCAGGACACTGAGATCCCAATGGGCCATGGAGCCCAAACTCCACTCTCACCCCCATGGGGCGACACTGGCCAAACCCTTGGGTTGTAGCcacaaggggcctgatcctgttcggGCCTAAGCACTCAACTCCCAGGGCAGCCACCGAGCCAGGGCGCAGGTTTGCAAgctgctctctctggcccagcagCCTTTGTGGAAGTTGACGATgcctggcaggattgggcccctaaaCCCAGCTGACCCCCCGCAGCTTTGGAGCCCTTTTCCAGAGCCTCTGGATGGCAGAACACAGCCTCTGCTAGCCCAACTCCCCTacccagcactggggctcaggctgcccgGCTCTGGGGCGAGCGCACGGTTGCCTCCTGTCCAAGGGGGCTCCCTCCAGGACAGGGCTGATGCCCATGGCGGGTGGGAGCTGCTCCAGGTCTGTAGATaagagccagagccctgggcctctCTGAGGTGAAAGACCCTATTGCGCACCTCACTCATGCCAGGCAGGGAGAGCGTGAGGTataggtggggggcgggggagatgcCTGGATCTCCTGTGCATCTGCCATGCCCCAGAGACATCCCAACCCACACCCCTCTCACCCAACAAAACGAATCCCCCTGCTGGGGCCTGCTCTGCTCTGCGAAGGCTGCAGCATGTCTCCCAGCCCATCCCGCTCAGGAGCTCGCTGGTCCCCTGGGAAGACCCCAACGAGCGAATCCAAAGAGCCCAATCAAGTGGGAACATCCCAAGGCGCAGCTGGCTCCTGGCCAGGCTGCAGGGTATGAGGAACTGCGGGGTTCCCCATTCTCTGTCCCTGGTCCCCTTTCTGAAGAACAAGCTCCAGAGGGGCGATATGATCTCAGCCAT
Encoded here:
- the IGSF8 gene encoding immunoglobulin superfamily member 8 yields the protein MGAVREPLRRGVLGSLLLLLGLCGAREVHLPPGPLFRVEGTAISIPCSVSEYEGPTLQHFEWFLYRPTAPEISIGIVSTRDPAFPYALFSPRVQSGEVSVQRLHGDAVELRVARLRAEDAGVYECYTPTTDSMYHGNYSSKVVLKVIPDMLWVLAPTPRPHLRSRMAGTSPLQLSLSEGQELQLSCTAQSQTQQHTHLSVSFGVSAPDAPVGHQTLQEVVGVRRDFAVEAGGSFAERYRAGELSVAKAGSEQYKLAIGQVRPGDAGTYHCTVGEWIQDPDSSWQLIAEKRAALAQVTVQSIASQLAVSASPPRVRLSAGDALELLCNLSGPVPPAPHVAYAVSWEVGEGDRLLVAQLDTDGVAVLGESYANSQVGWRQVSLQKLTPDPGSYRLRIESAQPRDAGTYCCVARAYIRSPNAQLREVASSSSQGLKVHMKSEAVVLEVYAWLPVPATYRGDTAELLCNISVESTQAVHVAVSWWVEVTVGEEEPQGRMVASVSREGVAELGRRASGGDMSLDKVGPQCHRLRLHGVQPSDEGRYHCAVTSWVRYPDRSWYNAGAVKSNSVAVYPYARVMDTLFIPLIVGVASALFTGITILATITCCFMRRLRKR